A genomic window from Diospyros lotus cultivar Yz01 chromosome 2, ASM1463336v1, whole genome shotgun sequence includes:
- the LOC127794154 gene encoding phospholipase A1-IIgamma-like gives MGSTSSIATRWTLLSGEDNWNNLLDDLDNDLRRYIIHYGEMAQATYDNFISSKDSKFQGSYRYARKNLFSRVGLEQGNPFKYTATKYFYAMSKTPVFGAWKDSNWMGYVAVATDEGKAALGRRDIVIAWRGTIEILEWVNDFEFIPFSASKILGKEHDPKVHQGWHSIYTSSDPNSKFNKTSAREQVLGEVRKLVEEYKNEEISITVVGHSLGAAVATLNAVDIVANGLNKGCPVTAFVFASPRVGDSGFKELFSELKDLRVLRIRNALDIVPKYPLIGYSKVGQELKIDTTKSKYLKKPGNLVTWHNLEAYMHGIAGTKGLKGGFNSEIKRDYALVNKSLDALKDEYHVPSSWWLVKNDGMVQQRDGSWKLMDHESDDDF, from the exons ATGGGGAGCACTAGCAGCATTGCCACAAGATGGACGCTTCTTAGCGGTGAAGATAACTGGAACAACCTCTTGGATGATCTAGACAATGATCTCCGACGATACATAATCCACTACGGAGAGATGGCACAAGCTACTTATGACAATTTCATCTCCTCAAAGGACTCAAAGTTCCAAGGAAGCTACCGATACGCGAGGAAGAACCTCTTCTCAAGAGTCGGCCTAGAGCAAGGGAATCCCTTCAAGTACACTGcgaccaaatatttttatgcaaTGTCAAAAACTCCAGTTTTTGGTGCATGGAAAGATTCCAACTGGATGGGGTATGTTGCAGTGGCCACAGATGAAGGGAAGGCTGCTTTGGGGAGGAGAGATATTGTGATTGCTTGGAGAGGAACAATCGAGATTCTGGAATGGGTTaatgattttgaatttattcCATTCTCGGCTTCAAAAATTCTTGGAAAGGAACATGACCCTAAGGTGCATCAAGGATGGCACTCTATCTACACTTCAAGTGACCCAAATTCAAAGTTTAACAAGACTAGTGCCAGAGAACAG GTCCTCGGTGAAGTTAGAAAACTAGTGGAAGAATACAAGAATGAAGAGATAAGCATAACCGTAGTGGGCCACAGCTTGGGAGCAGCCGTTGCAACCCTAAACGCAGTCGACATAGTTGCTAATGGATTGAACAAGGGTTGTCCAGTAACAGCCTTCGTGTTTGCAAGTCCTCGAGTTGGGGATTCAGGCTTCAAAGAGCTCTTCTCCGAGTTGAAGGATCTTCGAGTTCTGCGTATCCGTAATGCCTTAGATATTGTTCCGAAGTATCCGTTGATTGGTTACTCAAAGGTGGGGCAAGAACTAAAGATTGATACTACCAAGTCAAAATACTTGAAGAAGCCAGGAAATCTAGTGACTTGGCACAACTTGGAGGCTTATATGCATGGCATTGCAGGTACAAAAGGATTAAAAGGAGGGTTCAACTCAGAGATTAAGCGGGATTATGCCCTGGTTAACAAATCACTAGATGCTTTGAAGGATGAATATCATGTGCCTAGTTCATGGTGGCTAGTGAAAAACGATGGAATGGTTCAGCAAAGGGATGGCTCTTGGAAGTTGATGGACCATGAGTCAGATGatgatttttga